The Mastomys coucha isolate ucsf_1 unplaced genomic scaffold, UCSF_Mcou_1 pScaffold11, whole genome shotgun sequence genome includes a window with the following:
- the Card10 gene encoding caspase recruitment domain-containing protein 10 isoform X1, whose translation MLGGPGGRGAGGGANDPEGTAPSRRRSRRPSTQPGAQGSCSARGSEDAVMQGRADAGEADEEAGAGSGSEAEEDALWERIEGVRHRLTRALNPAKLTPYLRQCRVLDEQDEEEVLSTYRFPCRANRTGRLIDILRCRGKRGFEAFLEALEFYYPEHFTLLTGQEPAQRCSMILDEEGPEGLTQFLMTEVRRLREARKSQLHREQQLQARGRALEEERAGLEQRLREQQQAQERCQRLREDWEAGSLELLRLKDENYMIAMRLAQLSEEKNSAVLRSRDLQLAVDQLKLQVSRLEEECALLRRARGPPPGAEEKEREPDGADLLSELRAENQRLTASLQELQEGLQQEMSRPGAAGSERILLDILEHDWREAQDSRQELCQKLHAVQGELQWAEELRDKYLQEMEDLRLKHRTLLKDCDLYKHRMATVLAQLEEIEKERDQAIQSRDRIQLQYSQSLIEKDQYRKQVRGLEAERDELLTTVTTLEGVKAMLEAQLQRTQGGSCLKACASSHSLCSNLSSTWSLSEFPSPLGGPEATGEAGGSEAHTSEEATDSEKEINRLSILPFPPSAGSILRRQREEDPEPPKRSFSSMSDITGSVTLKPWSPGLSSSSSSDSVWPLGKPEGLLARGCGLDFLNRSLAIRVSGWSPPGGLDSQDKSPDSLPVLGDRWSGAVVRRVLSGPGSARTEQKEPRAEGTGLEGAGLEAEPQQRTLPWNQGSTLPFLLDSKACQSFHEALDAWAKGPSAEPFYIRANFSLPERADPHALCVKAQEILRLVDPAYKRRQEWFCTRVDTLTLRDLDRGTVPNYQRAQQLLEVQEKYLISSRHRSPRSNLKKRALGLVRPKPAGATAGDSAEQVPAEPCSELERSLRPYSLVRPLLVSALRPVVLLPECLAPRLIRNLLDLPSSRLDFQVCPAESLSGEDQCTSSAPGAPKAWPATAGLGSRIRAIQESVGKKHCLLELGARGVRELVHSEVYPIVIHVEVTEKNVREIRGLLGRPGWRDSELLRQCRGSEQWLWGLPCSWVQVPAHAWGHAEELAKVVRGRILQEQARLVWVERGSSRGGSGSSSEA comes from the exons ATGTTGGGTGGCCCGGGCGGCCGCGGGGCTGGGGGCGGAGCCAATGATCCCGAGGGCACCGCCCCGTCGCGCCGCCGGAGCCGTCGGCCGAGCACCCAGCCGGGAGCCCAGGGCAGCTGCAGCGCCCGTG GTTCGGAGGACGCGGTCATGCAGGGCCGGGCGGACGCGGGCGAGGCCGACGAGGAGGCTGGGGCGGGGTCGGGGTCGGAGGCCGAAGAGGACGCACTGTGGGAGCGGATCGAGGGCGTCCGGCACCGGCTGACGCGCGCCCTGAACCCGGCCAAGCTCACGCCGTATCTGCGCCAGTGCCGCGTCCTGGACGAGCAGGACGAGGAGGAGGTGCTCAGCACCTACCGTTTCCCGTGCCGCGCTAACCGAACCG GGCGCCTCATAGACATTTTACGCTGCCGGGGCAAGAGGGGTTTCGAGGCCTTCCTGGAAGCCCTGGAATTCTACTACCCAGAGCACTTCACGCTGCTCACTGGACAGGAACCTGCCCAACGCTGCTCCATGATCCTGG ATGAGGAGGGGCCCGAAGGCCTGACTCAGTTCTTGATGACTGAGGTCCGAAGGCTTCGGGAAGCTCGAAAGAGCCAGCTGCATCGAGAACAACAACTGCAGGCCCGGGGTCGGGCCCTGGAGGAGGAGCGGGCAGGGCTAGAGCAGCGGCTTCGGGAGCAGCAGCAGGCACAGGAGCGCTGCCAGCGACTGCGGGAGGACTGGGAGGCCGGCAGCCTGGAGCTGCTGCGCCTCAAGGATGAGAATTACATGATCGCCATGCGCCTGGCTCAGCTCAGTGAGGAGAAGAACTCGGCCGTGCTGCGCAGCCGAGACCTGCAGCTGGCG GTGGATCAGCTCAAGCTCCAAGTCAGCCGACTGGAGGAAGAGTGTGCACTGCTCCGGAGGGCCAGGGGCCCACCacctggggctgaagagaaggagagagagccagATGGTGCGGATCTTCTCTCTGAGCTTCGGGCAGAGAACCAGAGGCTGACGGCTTCACTGCAGGAGCTCCAGGAAGGTCTTCAGCAG GAGATGAGCCGGCCAGGAGCCGCAGGCTCGGAACGCATCCTGCTGGACATTCTGGAGCATGACTGGAGGGAGGCACAAGACAGCCGGCAGGAGCTGTGTCAGAAGCTTCACGCTGTGCAGGGCGAGCTACAGTGGGCAGAGGAACTTCGGGACAAG TACCTGCAAGAGATGGAGGATCTGCGGCTCAAACATCGAACGCTGCTGAAGGACTGTGACCTCTATAAGCACCGCATGGCCACTGTGTTGGCACAGCTGGAGGAGATTGAGAAAGAGCGGGACCAG GCAATCCAGAGCCGAGACCGGATCCAGCTGCAATATTCTCAGAGCCTCATCGAGAAGGATCAGTACCGCAAGCAGGTGCGGGGACTGGAGGCGGAGCGTGACGAGCTGCTCACCACAGTCACCACCCTAGAGGGGGTCAAGGCCATGCTAGAGGCACAGCTGCAGCGGACACAGGGGGGTTCCTGTCTCAAG GCCTGTGCCTCCTCCCACTCCCTGTGCTCCAACCTCAGCAGCACCTGGAGCCTCAGTGAGTTCCCATCGCCCCTGGGAGGCCCTGAAGCTACAGGAGAAGCCGGGGGATCTGAGGCCCATACCTCG GAGGAAGCCACAGACAGCGAGAAGGAGATCAACCGGCTCTCTATCCTGCCCTTTCCACCCAGTGCTGGCTCCATACTCCGCCGGCAGCGTGAGGAGGACCCGGAGCCCCCTAAGAG GTCTTTTAGCAGCATGTCGGATATCACAG ggAGCGTGACCCTTAAGCCCTGGTCCCCCGGCCTCTCTTCATCATCCTCATCTGACAGTGTGTGGCCTTTGGGAAAGCCGGAAGGCCTCCTGGCCCGGGGCTGTGGCCTGGACTTCCTCAATAG GTCACTGGCCATCCGAGTGTCTGGCTGGAGTCCTCCTGGGGGCCTGGATTCCCAAGATAAGAGTCCAGATAGCCTTCCGGTCCTTGGGGACAGATGGTCTGGGGCGGTGGTGCGAAGGGTGCTGTCTGGGCCTGGGTCGGCCAGGACAGAACAGAAAGAG CCAAGGGCGGAAGGCACTGGCCTGGAGGGGGCAGGCCTGGAAGCTGAGCCCCAGCAGAGGACCCTGCCCTGGAACCAGGGCTCTACCCTCCCCTTCCTGCTGGACTCAAAGG CCTGTCAGTCCTTCCATGAGGCCCTGGATGCCTGGGCAAAGGGGCCGAGTGCGGAACCCTTCTACATTCGAGCCAACTTCTCCCTGCCCGAGAGGGCGGATCCCCATGCCCTTTGTGTGAAAGCCCAAGAAATCCTGCGGTTGGTGGACCCAGCCTACAAGCGGAGGCAGGAGTGGTTCTGTACTCGAGTGGACACCCTCACCTTACGGGACCTGGACCGGGGCACCGTGCCCAATTATCAGAG AGCTCAGCAGCTTCTAGAAGTCCAGGAAAAATACCTGATCTCCAGTAGACACCGGAGTCCTCGAAGCAAC CTGAAGAAGCGAGCCCTGGGGCTGGTGAGGCCCAAGCCTGCAGGGGCCACTGCAGGAGACTCAGCAGAGCAGGTCCCTGCAGAGCCCTGCTCAG AGCTAGAACGAAGCCTAAGACCCTACAGCCTGGTGCGGCCACTATTGGTGTCTGCCCTGCGGCCTGTGGTGCTCCTGCCTGAGTGCCTGGCACCTCGCCTCATCCGTAACCTGCTGGATCTGCCCAGCTCCAGGCTGGATTTCCAAGTGTGCCCAGCAG AAAGCCTCTCTGGAGAGGATCAGTGTACATCCTCAGCTCCCGGAGCCCCCAAAGCCTGGCCTGCCACTGCTGGGCTGGGCAGCAGGATCCGTGCCATCCAGGAGTCTGTTGGGAAG AAGCACTGTCTGTTGGAGCTGGGTGCACGGGGAGTGCGGGAGTTGGTGCACAGCGAGGTCTACCCCATTGTCATCCACGTGGAGGTGACTGAGAAGAATGTCCGTGAGATCAG GGGCCTGTTGGGCCGGCCGGGCTGGCGGGATTCAGAGCTGCTCCGTCAGTGCCGGGGCTCAGAACAGTGGCTCTGGGGACTGCCGTGTTCCTGGGTGCAGGTGCCTGCCCATGCATGGGGCCATGCAGAGGAGCTAGCCAAGGTGGTGCGTGGCCGAATCTTGCAGGAACAGGCTCGCCTTGTGTGGGTGGAGCGAGGCAGCAGCAGAGggggcagtggcagcagcagtgaGGCCTGA
- the Card10 gene encoding caspase recruitment domain-containing protein 10 isoform X2 produces MLGGPGGRGAGGGANDPEGTAPSRRRSRRPSTQPGAQGSCSARGSEDAVMQGRADAGEADEEAGAGSGSEAEEDALWERIEGVRHRLTRALNPAKLTPYLRQCRVLDEQDEEEVLSTYRFPCRANRTGRLIDILRCRGKRGFEAFLEALEFYYPEHFTLLTGQEPAQRCSMILDEEGPEGLTQFLMTEVRRLREARKSQLHREQQLQARGRALEEERAGLEQRLREQQQAQERCQRLREDWEAGSLELLRLKDENYMIAMRLAQLSEEKNSAVLRSRDLQLAVDQLKLQVSRLEEECALLRRARGPPPGAEEKEREPDGADLLSELRAENQRLTASLQELQEGLQQEMSRPGAAGSERILLDILEHDWREAQDSRQELCQKLHAVQGELQWAEELRDKYLQEMEDLRLKHRTLLKDCDLYKHRMATVLAQLEEIEKERDQAIQSRDRIQLQYSQSLIEKDQYRKQVRGLEAERDELLTTVTTLEGVKAMLEAQLQRTQGGSCLKACASSHSLCSNLSSTWSLSEFPSPLGGPEATGEAGGSEAHTSEEATDSEKEINRLSILPFPPSAGSILRRQREEDPEPPKRSFSSMSDITGSVTLKPWSPGLSSSSSSDSVWPLGKPEGLLARGCGLDFLNRSLAIRVSGWSPPGGLDSQDKSPDSLPVLGDRWSGAVVRRVLSGPGSARTEQKEPRAEGTGLEGAGLEAEPQQRTLPWNQGSTLPFLLDSKACQSFHEALDAWAKGPSAEPFYIRANFSLPERADPHALCVKAQEILRLVDPAYKRRQEWFCTRVDTLTLRDLDRGTVPNYQRAQQLLEVQEKYLISSRHRSPRSNLKKRALGLVRPKPAGATAGDSAEQVPAEPCSELERSLRPYSLVRPLLVSALRPVVLLPECLAPRLIRNLLDLPSSRLDFQVCPAESLSGEDQCTSSAPGAPKAWPATAGLGSRIRAIQESVGKHCLLELGARGVRELVHSEVYPIVIHVEVTEKNVREIRGLLGRPGWRDSELLRQCRGSEQWLWGLPCSWVQVPAHAWGHAEELAKVVRGRILQEQARLVWVERGSSRGGSGSSSEA; encoded by the exons ATGTTGGGTGGCCCGGGCGGCCGCGGGGCTGGGGGCGGAGCCAATGATCCCGAGGGCACCGCCCCGTCGCGCCGCCGGAGCCGTCGGCCGAGCACCCAGCCGGGAGCCCAGGGCAGCTGCAGCGCCCGTG GTTCGGAGGACGCGGTCATGCAGGGCCGGGCGGACGCGGGCGAGGCCGACGAGGAGGCTGGGGCGGGGTCGGGGTCGGAGGCCGAAGAGGACGCACTGTGGGAGCGGATCGAGGGCGTCCGGCACCGGCTGACGCGCGCCCTGAACCCGGCCAAGCTCACGCCGTATCTGCGCCAGTGCCGCGTCCTGGACGAGCAGGACGAGGAGGAGGTGCTCAGCACCTACCGTTTCCCGTGCCGCGCTAACCGAACCG GGCGCCTCATAGACATTTTACGCTGCCGGGGCAAGAGGGGTTTCGAGGCCTTCCTGGAAGCCCTGGAATTCTACTACCCAGAGCACTTCACGCTGCTCACTGGACAGGAACCTGCCCAACGCTGCTCCATGATCCTGG ATGAGGAGGGGCCCGAAGGCCTGACTCAGTTCTTGATGACTGAGGTCCGAAGGCTTCGGGAAGCTCGAAAGAGCCAGCTGCATCGAGAACAACAACTGCAGGCCCGGGGTCGGGCCCTGGAGGAGGAGCGGGCAGGGCTAGAGCAGCGGCTTCGGGAGCAGCAGCAGGCACAGGAGCGCTGCCAGCGACTGCGGGAGGACTGGGAGGCCGGCAGCCTGGAGCTGCTGCGCCTCAAGGATGAGAATTACATGATCGCCATGCGCCTGGCTCAGCTCAGTGAGGAGAAGAACTCGGCCGTGCTGCGCAGCCGAGACCTGCAGCTGGCG GTGGATCAGCTCAAGCTCCAAGTCAGCCGACTGGAGGAAGAGTGTGCACTGCTCCGGAGGGCCAGGGGCCCACCacctggggctgaagagaaggagagagagccagATGGTGCGGATCTTCTCTCTGAGCTTCGGGCAGAGAACCAGAGGCTGACGGCTTCACTGCAGGAGCTCCAGGAAGGTCTTCAGCAG GAGATGAGCCGGCCAGGAGCCGCAGGCTCGGAACGCATCCTGCTGGACATTCTGGAGCATGACTGGAGGGAGGCACAAGACAGCCGGCAGGAGCTGTGTCAGAAGCTTCACGCTGTGCAGGGCGAGCTACAGTGGGCAGAGGAACTTCGGGACAAG TACCTGCAAGAGATGGAGGATCTGCGGCTCAAACATCGAACGCTGCTGAAGGACTGTGACCTCTATAAGCACCGCATGGCCACTGTGTTGGCACAGCTGGAGGAGATTGAGAAAGAGCGGGACCAG GCAATCCAGAGCCGAGACCGGATCCAGCTGCAATATTCTCAGAGCCTCATCGAGAAGGATCAGTACCGCAAGCAGGTGCGGGGACTGGAGGCGGAGCGTGACGAGCTGCTCACCACAGTCACCACCCTAGAGGGGGTCAAGGCCATGCTAGAGGCACAGCTGCAGCGGACACAGGGGGGTTCCTGTCTCAAG GCCTGTGCCTCCTCCCACTCCCTGTGCTCCAACCTCAGCAGCACCTGGAGCCTCAGTGAGTTCCCATCGCCCCTGGGAGGCCCTGAAGCTACAGGAGAAGCCGGGGGATCTGAGGCCCATACCTCG GAGGAAGCCACAGACAGCGAGAAGGAGATCAACCGGCTCTCTATCCTGCCCTTTCCACCCAGTGCTGGCTCCATACTCCGCCGGCAGCGTGAGGAGGACCCGGAGCCCCCTAAGAG GTCTTTTAGCAGCATGTCGGATATCACAG ggAGCGTGACCCTTAAGCCCTGGTCCCCCGGCCTCTCTTCATCATCCTCATCTGACAGTGTGTGGCCTTTGGGAAAGCCGGAAGGCCTCCTGGCCCGGGGCTGTGGCCTGGACTTCCTCAATAG GTCACTGGCCATCCGAGTGTCTGGCTGGAGTCCTCCTGGGGGCCTGGATTCCCAAGATAAGAGTCCAGATAGCCTTCCGGTCCTTGGGGACAGATGGTCTGGGGCGGTGGTGCGAAGGGTGCTGTCTGGGCCTGGGTCGGCCAGGACAGAACAGAAAGAG CCAAGGGCGGAAGGCACTGGCCTGGAGGGGGCAGGCCTGGAAGCTGAGCCCCAGCAGAGGACCCTGCCCTGGAACCAGGGCTCTACCCTCCCCTTCCTGCTGGACTCAAAGG CCTGTCAGTCCTTCCATGAGGCCCTGGATGCCTGGGCAAAGGGGCCGAGTGCGGAACCCTTCTACATTCGAGCCAACTTCTCCCTGCCCGAGAGGGCGGATCCCCATGCCCTTTGTGTGAAAGCCCAAGAAATCCTGCGGTTGGTGGACCCAGCCTACAAGCGGAGGCAGGAGTGGTTCTGTACTCGAGTGGACACCCTCACCTTACGGGACCTGGACCGGGGCACCGTGCCCAATTATCAGAG AGCTCAGCAGCTTCTAGAAGTCCAGGAAAAATACCTGATCTCCAGTAGACACCGGAGTCCTCGAAGCAAC CTGAAGAAGCGAGCCCTGGGGCTGGTGAGGCCCAAGCCTGCAGGGGCCACTGCAGGAGACTCAGCAGAGCAGGTCCCTGCAGAGCCCTGCTCAG AGCTAGAACGAAGCCTAAGACCCTACAGCCTGGTGCGGCCACTATTGGTGTCTGCCCTGCGGCCTGTGGTGCTCCTGCCTGAGTGCCTGGCACCTCGCCTCATCCGTAACCTGCTGGATCTGCCCAGCTCCAGGCTGGATTTCCAAGTGTGCCCAGCAG AAAGCCTCTCTGGAGAGGATCAGTGTACATCCTCAGCTCCCGGAGCCCCCAAAGCCTGGCCTGCCACTGCTGGGCTGGGCAGCAGGATCCGTGCCATCCAGGAGTCTGTTGGGAAG CACTGTCTGTTGGAGCTGGGTGCACGGGGAGTGCGGGAGTTGGTGCACAGCGAGGTCTACCCCATTGTCATCCACGTGGAGGTGACTGAGAAGAATGTCCGTGAGATCAG GGGCCTGTTGGGCCGGCCGGGCTGGCGGGATTCAGAGCTGCTCCGTCAGTGCCGGGGCTCAGAACAGTGGCTCTGGGGACTGCCGTGTTCCTGGGTGCAGGTGCCTGCCCATGCATGGGGCCATGCAGAGGAGCTAGCCAAGGTGGTGCGTGGCCGAATCTTGCAGGAACAGGCTCGCCTTGTGTGGGTGGAGCGAGGCAGCAGCAGAGggggcagtggcagcagcagtgaGGCCTGA